TCTTCATTATCGTATTTAGGAATAGCAAAACCTAAATTATATAAAGCTAAAAAAATTAATATTTTTGATAATTTTTTTAATTTGAAGTTCATATGTAGTCTCCTTATTTGTTAGCTTCTAAAAAATTATTAGTAGTTTCTATAATTTTTTTAGCAAACTCTTCAGATGAAATTTGGTTATATCCTAAATTGTCAACTAAATCTTTTAATTCAGTATGTAGTTGTTTATGTTCGAATAAAGGATGAATTCCTTTTCCTGCAAAAGAAATAACTTTATTGTTAGCCTCTAACATAAATGGGTCTAGTAAATTAGCTTTTTCAAGAGTGGCTACAGCTTTTTTATTAGCTGGAATTCCTCTAGAAACATCTAATATTTTCACTGCTTCCTCATCTGAAACTAAGAAATTAAGAAGTTGAGCAGTTTCTTTAGGATATTTTGTATTTTTGTTTATAGCTAGAGCCATAGAAACTTTTGTAAATCCAGAATTATAAGGACCTAAATCAGTTGGATAATCTCCAACTACTAATTCCTCACCATCTTGTAAAGAATCTCTCCACTTTAATGAAGCACTATCCCACTCATAAGTTCCACCAAATTTTCCAATAATCCAACTAGGATGTTGATCTAGTTGTACATTTCCTGCAGCAGCTCTATCAGCTAAAGATGGAATAGTTTTAGTGTTAACCAAATCCAAATAGAAATCAGCTGCATCTTTAATTTGAGCTTCAGTATATGCTACTTTATTGTCAACAATAAAAGGTTTTCCAGTTTCTTGCTCTAATTTATAAAGCATAAGTAAAAGGGCACCATAGTAATCAGCTTCAAATGGGAAATAATCAGCTCCTAACTTTTCTTTCATAACTTTCCCTGCTTCTTTTATCTCCTCGAAGCTTGAAGGAACTTTTAAACCTGCTTTATCATAAGTAGTTTTATTATATAGGAATACTCTACCAGCAACTCCATAAGGAATAGCATTTAATTTTCCATCAACAATACATTGGTCTAAAAGTATTTGTTCATATTGAGATAAATCAATATCTGATGATAGAGAATTTAAATCATAGAGTCCGTTTCCATCCTTTGAAAATATGTTTATCCAGTTCCAGTTAATTTGCATTAGGTCAGCAGCCATTCCTCCTGCCATTTGAGTAGTAATTTTTTCTTGCCAACCTTGCCATCCACCATACTCAGCTTTAACAGTTATATTTGGATATTTTTGTTCGAATAGTTTTAGAGCCTCAACAGTTTTTTTATGTCTATCTTCACCACCCCACCAAGAAACTCTTAAAACTATTTTGTCATCAGAACTAGTAGTAGCTTTTTCCTCTGTTTTTCCACAAGCTCCAAATAAAGCAATAGTTGAAAGTGATAAAATAAATAATTTTTTTAAATTCATATTAAGTCCCTCCTTATTTTATATATTTTATAGATTAGTTGTATTCTTCTAAGAAGTTATTTGTAATTTCTATTATATCTTTAGCAGTTTCTTCGACAGATTTTTGTCCATATCCTAAATTTTCAATAACAGTTCTTAAATCTGTATTAAGTTTTTTATGTTCAAATAGAGGATGAATACCTTTTCCAGAAAAACTGATAACAGCATTATTAGCATCAAAACCTAAACCAGTTAATTGATTATTTTCTTTTAAAACATTTATAGCAGTAGCATTAGAAGGAACTCCTCTTGAAGTACCAAGGATTTTTATTGCTTCAGGGTCTGAAGTTAAGAAATGGACAAGTGTAGCTGCTTCTTCAGGATGTTTAGTATTCTTTTTGATAGCATATCCCATTGAAACTTTATTAAAAGCAGAAGGATAAGTACCAAAATCTTTTGGATATGGAGCTACTACTAACTCTTGTCCAGCTTCTAAAGCATCTTGCCATTTTTGAGCAGAACTATCCCATTCATAAGTTCCAGCATATTTTCCTTGAATCCAACTAGGATGTTGATCAAGTGGAATAAATCCAGCAGCAGCTCTTACTTTTAAAGAAGGCATAACATTTTCTTTTACTAAATTATCATAAAATCTTACTGCTTCAGTAACTTCTGCTTCAGTATAGGCAACTTTATTATCAATGATAAAAGGTTTTCCAGTTTCTTGTTCTAATTTATAAATCATTAGCAATAAAGCACCATAGGCATCTGTATCAAAGGCATAATAATCATTACCTAATTTTTCTCTAATTATTTTGCTAGAAGAAATCATCTCTTCAAAAGAACTAGGAACAGGAAGTCCAGCTTTCTCATATGTAGTTTTATTGATATAGAAAACTTTACCAGTTACACCAATAGGAACAGCATTTAATTTTCCATTAGCTACACATTGGTTTAACATCTCTTGAGGATAATTCTTCTCTAGTTCTAAGATATGAGAAACTTTATTTAAATCATAAAATCCACTACCATCTCTAGAGAAAAGGTCAATCCAATTCCAGTTAATTTGCATTACATCTGGAGATGTGTTTCCTACTATCTGTGTAGTAACTTTTTCTTGCCAACCTTGCCATCCACCATATTCAGGTTTTACTTTAATGTTAGGATACTTTTCTTCAAATAACTTTAAAGCTTCTAAAGTTTTTTGGTGTCTATCATCACCACCCCACCAAGACATTTTTAAATTTACAACTTTTTCCTTTGCTTCAGCTATTGAAGGATAAACCATACTTAAGCAAAGAGTACTCATTAATAAAATCTTTTTGAAATTCATAAAAACCTCCATGATAATTATTTTATATAACTTGGTATCCTAGGATACAAGTTGTTTTTCACTAATATATTACACCAAAAAAATATAGTTGTCAAATAAAATGTATTAATATTTTACAAAAATGTTTAAAAATATTGAAAAAATATGATTTAAGAAAAATAAAAAATTATTTAACTTGAAAAAATAAGAGTTTTGTGCTAGTATCGATAATTGTAAAAATTATTGTAAGTATAGGGGGATATTCTATGAATGATAAAGTGAAAACAAGTAGAAAAAAGTTATATTTAAGTATGATTAAGTTGGCAATCCCATTAATAATTTCTAACTTCTTACAAAATCTATATAATTTAGCAGATACTTATTATATGGGAAAATTAGGTGGGATAGAATTGGCAACTGCGTCATTTACAAGTCCAATAACTCAAATGATAATAGGGGCAGGAACAGGATTCTCATTGGGAGGAGGAGTAATACTAAGTCAAACTTTTGGAAGTAAGAATATAAAAAAATTGGTAGAGGTAAACACTCAGTTGATAGTAGTAAATATGGTTATTGCCATAATAATAACTGTACTTTCTTTTGGTTTTTGTGAAAAAATATTAGTTTTTTCTGGAGCAACAGGAGTGTTGTTAGAAAAAAGTAGTTTATATATCAAGTTTATATTTTTAACAATACCAATGACTTTTATTGTAACAGCTTATACTGTAATAAAAAATTCTAAAGGTAAGACAAGTGCTCCTCTGCATTTAATAACAGTATCAGTAATTTTAAATATAATTTTAAACTCATTTTTTATTTACAAAATGAATTTAGGTTTAAAAGGGATTGGAATAGCAACTGTTATAGCAAATCTATTACTATGTATCTATTGTTTAATTGATTTAAGTATAAAAAGGGAGATAGCTAGGGAATATTTAAAATTTAATAAAGATATTTTTAAAAAAATTCTAAGATTAGGTTTTCCAAGTTCATTAACAACAACAACTAACTCTTTAAGTTTTATTTTAATTAATATTTTTGTTGTGAAATATGGAAATGATGTATTAGCAGCTTATGGAGTAGGAAATAGAATAAATAATATTATATATGTGTTAGTTAATGGAATAGGAAGTTCAGTAGCTATTCTTGTAGGACATAGTATAGGAGCTGGAAAAATAAAGGAGATAAGAGAAATATTGCTTGCTGGTATAAAAATAGGTCTTATAGTAGGAATTGTATCAGTGATTTTTCTTTATTGGAATTTAGATATAGCAGTTGGTATTTTAACAAGTGATGAAATGATAAAATACCATTCAATAAACTATTTGAAAATTATGTTAATAAGTGTAA
Above is a window of Fusobacterium mortiferum ATCC 9817 DNA encoding:
- a CDS encoding ABC transporter substrate-binding protein, whose protein sequence is MNFKKILLMSTLCLSMVYPSIAEAKEKVVNLKMSWWGGDDRHQKTLEALKLFEEKYPNIKVKPEYGGWQGWQEKVTTQIVGNTSPDVMQINWNWIDLFSRDGSGFYDLNKVSHILELEKNYPQEMLNQCVANGKLNAVPIGVTGKVFYINKTTYEKAGLPVPSSFEEMISSSKIIREKLGNDYYAFDTDAYGALLLMIYKLEQETGKPFIIDNKVAYTEAEVTEAVRFYDNLVKENVMPSLKVRAAAGFIPLDQHPSWIQGKYAGTYEWDSSAQKWQDALEAGQELVVAPYPKDFGTYPSAFNKVSMGYAIKKNTKHPEEAATLVHFLTSDPEAIKILGTSRGVPSNATAINVLKENNQLTGLGFDANNAVISFSGKGIHPLFEHKKLNTDLRTVIENLGYGQKSVEETAKDIIEITNNFLEEYN
- a CDS encoding ABC transporter substrate-binding protein, with the protein product MNLKKLFILSLSTIALFGACGKTEEKATTSSDDKIVLRVSWWGGEDRHKKTVEALKLFEQKYPNITVKAEYGGWQGWQEKITTQMAGGMAADLMQINWNWINIFSKDGNGLYDLNSLSSDIDLSQYEQILLDQCIVDGKLNAIPYGVAGRVFLYNKTTYDKAGLKVPSSFEEIKEAGKVMKEKLGADYFPFEADYYGALLLMLYKLEQETGKPFIVDNKVAYTEAQIKDAADFYLDLVNTKTIPSLADRAAAGNVQLDQHPSWIIGKFGGTYEWDSASLKWRDSLQDGEELVVGDYPTDLGPYNSGFTKVSMALAINKNTKYPKETAQLLNFLVSDEEAVKILDVSRGIPANKKAVATLEKANLLDPFMLEANNKVISFAGKGIHPLFEHKQLHTELKDLVDNLGYNQISSEEFAKKIIETTNNFLEANK
- a CDS encoding MATE family efflux transporter; translation: MNDKVKTSRKKLYLSMIKLAIPLIISNFLQNLYNLADTYYMGKLGGIELATASFTSPITQMIIGAGTGFSLGGGVILSQTFGSKNIKKLVEVNTQLIVVNMVIAIIITVLSFGFCEKILVFSGATGVLLEKSSLYIKFIFLTIPMTFIVTAYTVIKNSKGKTSAPLHLITVSVILNIILNSFFIYKMNLGLKGIGIATVIANLLLCIYCLIDLSIKREIAREYLKFNKDIFKKILRLGFPSSLTTTTNSLSFILINIFVVKYGNDVLAAYGVGNRINNIIYVLVNGIGSSVAILVGHSIGAGKIKEIREILLAGIKIGLIVGIVSVIFLYWNLDIAVGILTSDEMIKYHSINYLKIMLISVIPWVIFQVLAGVFQGTGHTTFNMYCHVGRIWIFRVPFIYFLERILELKEYSIWYSMLLSNLCALLFSIFLYRKIDWKRRED